Genomic window (Haloarchaeobius salinus):
GTGCCCGAACGGGAGACGAGGCCGACGTTGCCGGCCTCGAAGATGTTGCCCGGCAGGATGCCCAGCTTCGCCTCGCCCGGGGTGATGATGCCCGGGCAGTTCGGACCGATGAGGCGCGTGTCGACCTCGGAGAGCCGCTTGTTCACGCGGGCCATGTCCTGCGTCGGGATGCCCTCCGTAATGGCCACGGCGAGGTCGACCGGCGAGTCGAGCGCCTCGAAGATGGCGTCGGCCGCGAACGCCGGCGGGACGAACACGACGGAGGCGTCGGCGTCCTCCTCGCGCGCCGCCTGGTCGACGGTGTCGTAGACCGGGACGCCGTGGACCTCCTGGCCGCCCTTGCCCGGCACCGCACCGGCGACCACGTTGGTCCCGTACTCGATCATCTGGCCGGCGTGGAACTTGCCCTCGCCGCCGGTGATGCCCTGTACAACCACTCGGGTGTCGTCGTCGACTAGTACGCTCATTGGTCCACCTCCTCCGCGTTCGCGACCGCACGCTGGACCGCGTCCTCGAGTGTCTTCTCGACCGTGACGAGGTCCTCGTTCAGAATCTCCATCCCCTCCTCCCAGTTCGTGCCCGCGAGGCGGACGACGACCGGCTTGGGGATCTCGTCGAAGCCCTCGAGGGCCTCGTTGATGCCGCGGGCGACCTCGTCGCCGCGGGTGATGCCGCCGAAGATGTTGAAGACGACCGAGTCGACGTTCTCGTCGGAGAACACCATGTCCAGCGCGTTGGTGACGCGTTCGGCCTTCGCGCCGCCACCGATGTCGAGGAAGTTGGCCGGCTTGCCGCCGTAGTGGTCGACGAGGTCCAGCGTCGTCATCACGAGGCCGGCACCGTTGCCGATGATGCCGACGTTGCCGTCGAGACGGACGTAGTCGAAGCCGTACTCGTCGGCCTTGGCCTCGAGGTCGTCGCCGCCCGCCGTGGCCTCCGCCTCCATCTCGGCGAGTTCGGGCTGACGGAACAACGCGTCCTCGTCGATGTTCATGACCGCGTCGGCCGCGACGACCTCGCGGTCGCTCGTGACCATCAGGGGATTGATCTCGGCGTCCGCACCGTCCCGGTCGTCCCAGAGCGTGTACAGCGTCTGGAGGACGCTGGCGACGTCGCGGGCGACGTCGCGCTCGACGCCGGCGTCGTAGACGGCCTTCCGGGCCTGGTACGGGTGCATCCCGAACGAGGGGTCGACGTGCTCGCGCACGATGGCGTCGGGGTCCTCCTCGGCGACCTCCTCGATGTTGACGCCGCCGCGGGTCGAGACCATCGCGACGGGCTTGCCCTCGCCGCGGTCCATCGTGACGCCGACGTACAGCTCGTTGACGAAGTCGACGGCCGCCTCGACGAGGACGCGGTCCACGTGGATGCCCTTGAGGTCCATCCCGAGGATTGCGTCCGCGGCCTCGCGGGCCTCGTCGGCGTCGTCGACGAGCTTGATGCCGCCCGCCTTCCCACGTCCGCCCACCTGTACCTGCGCCTTGATCGCGACCGGGTAGCCGATCTCCTCGGCCGCCGCGACGGCGTCGTCGACGTTGTCCGCGAGTGTCGACGACGGCGTCGGGATACCGGCGTCGGCGAAGACCTGCTTCGCCTGGTACTCGTGCAGTTTCATTGTTGGCTCGGTCGGTAGTTTCGCGGACCCGGAGTTAGTAGTGTCGAAACCATCGGTCGCTTGCGGGAGACTGACCGGTGCGGGAGCGTCAGTCCGGGTCCCACACAGCGCCGCAGTCGGGGCAGACGAGCACCGCACCGTCGTCCCTCGTTTCCACCCGCATCACGTCGTGGTCACACTCCGGACAGGCCACATCCCCGAGGTCCGGCGTCCACGAGATGAGCGTCTCGCCGGCCTCCCTCGGCGCACCCAGTGCGAGCACCACGAGGTCCGTCGCGGCGTCGTTGCGACCACGCTGGAACTCGCCCGGGCCGAACCGTATCGCCTCGCGCTCCCCGACGCTCACCTCGCCGTCGCGCGTCTCGAACGTCGCCTCGCCCGTGAGGACGACGAACACCTCCTCCTGTGCGGTGTGTGCGTGCCGGGACAGGCTCAGGCGCTCACCGGGCCTGGCGCGATACCGGTTCAGTGAGAGCCGGTCGGTGCCGAGGGCGTCGGAGAGCGACCGACGCCGCGCACCACCCTCCGTCTCGGTAGCGGGACCATCGTCGACCGAGAGCCGGTCCATGGCTCGATTTCGCCCGGTTCCACCATAACCGTTGGCTGCGCGCGACCGGCCCGTCCCGACCACCGCTAGCCATGGCACATAAGTTCACTCACACGAAGTTCCTGATGATACTAGTGCCGACATTCGTCGCCGTCGAGAGCATGACGGCCACCCACGTCGCGTTCGTCGTGCTGCTGTTCGGTGCAGCGATGCTGTCGGCCGGACTCGGCGTGTACGCGCTGTACGTGGCCCGAAGCCAGCCGACCCATCGCCGACTGCTCTCGCTGTTCGCCATGCTGATGTTCGGTGCCGCGCTCTGGTCGGCGGGCGACGGTACCCAGCTGCTCGTCGTCGACGAGGAGAGCCAGATCGCCATCGAGACGGCGATCAACCTCGTCACGGTCGTGCCACCCCTCGCGTGGCTGCTGTTCGCGATGAGCTACGGCGGACGGGAGCAGTGGCTCTCCCGACGAACGTACGTCCTGCTCGCCGTGGAGCCCGTCCTGTTCGCCGTCCTGCTCGCGACGCATTCGTCCCACGACCTCCTCTGGAGCGCCGCGGCCCTGACAGAGACGCAGTCGGGGAGCCTTCCCCTGCTCCAGCGCGAGCTCGGACCGGCGTACATCGCTCACGCGCTCTACTCGTACGCTCTCGTCATCTTCGGGGCGTACGTGCTGCTGTTCCGGGCGCGCACGCAGGACACGACGTTCCGCGGGCAGGCCACCCTCCTGACCGTCGGCGCGCTCGTCCCGATGCTCTCGAACGTGGGACACCTCTCCGGGGCCGGTACTGCTCTCAACCTCACCGGAGCCGCGTTCACCGTCTCCGGAGTCGCCTTCTGGCTGGCCATCACCCGCTACCGGCTGCTCGACGTGGTCCCGGTCGCTCGCGAGTCCGTCATCGAGGAGATGCGCGACGGCTACGTCGTCCTCGACGAGTCGGACCGGGTCGTCGACGCCAACCCCGCCGCGGAACAGCTCCTCTCGACGTCGCTGTCCGTCGGCCAGCCCGTCGCCGACGTGCTCCCGGCCGATGCCGACGTGCTCGACGACGACGATGCCGACGAGCGCACCGAGTTCGTCGTGGGTGAGGGGGCCGACCGACGGTTCGTCGACGCCACCATCTCCCCCGTCGGCCGGGACGACGCGAGTCGGCTGCTCGTCCTGCGCGACGTGACCGAGACGCGGGAGACCGAACAGCGGTTCCAGGCGCTCATCGAGAACGCCTCCGACATCGTCGCCGTCCTCGACGACGACGGTACCGTCCAGTACCAGAGCCCGTCGACGAAGCAGGTGCTCGGCTACGACCCCGAGGAGATGGTCGGCGGGAACGCCTTCGACTACATCCACCCGGCGGATCAGGCCGACCTCGCCACGGAGTTCGCGAAGGGCATCGAGGAGGATCGTCCCATCGAGCGCGTGGAGTACCGCGTCCAGCACGCCGACGGCTCCTGGCGCGTCCACGAGTCCGTCGCCCGGAACCTCCTCGACGACCCGGCCGTCGAGGGGATCGTCATCAACACCCGCGACGTGACCGAGCACCGGGCGCGCGAGCAGGAGCTGGCGGCGACGAACGAGCGGCTCGACCGGTTCGCGAGCGTCGTCAGCCACGACCTCCGCAACCCGCTGAACGTCGCCGAGGGCTACGTCGAGCTCCTGGAGGACCACGTCGAGGACGAGACGGCCCTCCAGTACCTCAAGGAGGTCTCGACGAGCCACGACCGCATGGACCGCATCGTCGACGACGTGCTCGCACTCGCACGGCAGGGTGGCGAGATAACCGAGACGATGCCGATCGAACTCGAGTCGGCCGCCCGCGCCGCCTGGTCGGGTGTCGACACCGACGGTGGGACCCTCGACGTGGTCGAGTCCACGACGGTCGACGCCGACCGGGACCAGCTCGCACGACTGCTCGAGAACCTCTTCCGCAACGCTATCGAGCACGGAGCCACCGCCGGCCCATCCGCGTCCGAGAACGTCCCACGGGAGACGACAGATGGTGGTGTACACGGCGGTGAGGTCACCGTGACCGTCGGCACGCTCCCCGAGCGGGACGGCTTCTACGTCGCGGACGACGGTCCCGGCCTCCCGCCGGAGCTCAGGGAGCGCGTGTTCGAACCGGGCGTCACCTCACGCGAGGGCGGAACCGGCCTCGGGCTGGCCATCGTCGCCGATATCGCGGAGGCACACGGCTGGACCGTCGAACTCGGCGACACGGACGGCGGTGCTCGCTTCGAATTCGTCACCAAAAACTGAGTGACTGGACCGGGTCAGGCCGACGGCTGGCCCGAATCGTCGGTTCCGTCGCCGGAGGTGTCATCGCTGCTGTCGTCGGTTCCGGTGTCGGAGGTGTCATCGCTGCTGTCGTCGGTTCCGGTGTCGGAGGTGTCATCGCTGCTGTCGTCGGTTCCGGTGTCGGAGGTGTCATCGCTGCTGTCGTCGGAGCCGTCGTCGCTGCTGTCGTCGGTTCCAGTATCGGAGCCGTTGTCAGTCGCGGTGTCGGTCCCGTCGTCAGTTCCCGCGTCAGTCCCGTCGTCAGCACCCTCATCCTCGGTACCGTCGCCGTCACCGACGGAGACGTTGTCGCCGGAGCCGCTGTCGGGGTCGTCGGGCTCCTGGACGGTGCTGTTGTCGCTGCCCTCGCTGACCGGGGTGTCACCCTCGTCGACACTGCCATTCCCGTCGGCGCTGTCGTCGACACCGACGTTCTCGTCACCCGAATCACCGACGCTCGAATTGTCGACGGTAGTGGTCCCGTCCTCGACGCTGACGTTGCCGTCACCCGAGCCGCCGACGCCCGGGTTGTCGGCGGTGCTGTTGTCATCACCGACACTGACGTTCCCGTCGCCGGAATTGTCGACGGTACTGTTGCCGTCGTCGACGCTGACGTTCCCATCACCGGAATCGTCGACGGTGCTGTTGCCGTCGTCGACGGTACTGTTGCCGTCGTCGACGCTGACGTTCCCGTCACCCGAGTCGCCGACGGTCGAGTTGTCGACGGTACTGTTGTCGTCATCGACGCTGACGTTCCAGTCACCCGAATCACCGACGGTCGAGTTGTCGACGGTGTTGTTGCCATCGTCGACGCTGACGTTCCCGTCGCCCGAATCGTCCACCGTCGAGTTGTCGACGGCGGGCGCGACCGACTCGAACCCGACAGAGTGGGTCGAGAACGACGCCATGTGGAACGTCGCCCACGAGTAGCCGTCGACGTCGAGACGGTCGTACGGGGACGACTGTCCGTCGACGAGCAGCTGGAACGCCGTGATGTCCATCCCGACGGCTGCGAGCGCGTCGAGCCGGACCATCACGGTCGCGGGCGAGTCCTCGACCCGGGAGACGGTGAACTCGACCACGCCGCCGGTGTCGGTGACGATGGAGACGACGGCCACGTCGTCGCCGTCGTGGAGGACCCGGATCGAGTCCTCCCAGGCGGGGTCGTCCGAGCCGGTGACCTGGACGGTTCCGGTATCGGGGGCCGGGGCTCCGGAGCCACCGACGGAGACGGCGAGGTTCTCGCGGTCCGCGAACAGCCCCGTGGTGACGCTGCCGCCGGCGACGGCGGCGAGCACGACGAGCACCGTGGCGAGCACGGCCAGCGCCGAGCTGTGTCTACTGCTCATCGGACTCACCTCCGTCGGGCCGCGCGTCGCGAGCCGGGAACGTGTACTCCAGCCCCTCGGCGTCGAACGCGTCGCCGAAGAGCGCGGCCCACGCAGCCTCCTCCGTGTCGACGGCGTCGTCGGTGTCGGCGGCTCCGTCCGTCGTGGGCTCCTCGTCGGCAGCGATGACCGCGGTCTCGACGTCGCCGTCGGTCGGCGCGTCGCAGACGTACAGCATCGTGCCGTCCGAGTAGCTGAGCCGGTCAGCCGCTTCGTCGTGGACGATCCAGCGCCCGGCCGCGGCGGCCATGGCGCGGAGCTCGTCCACGCTGGCGACGGTGACCGACGGCAGCGAGCGGGTCGCCTCGTCGAGCGAGCCCCGGAGCACGCCGCCCCCGGTGGCGGGCGTGTCGGCTGTCGGGCTGACGAACAGCCGCATACCGAGGAGCACCGCGAAGGCGACGGCGAACGCCGCGAACGCGGAGACGCTCAGCTGGAGCAACCGGAAGTAGGTGACGGACCCGTCGTAGACGAGGTAGGCCACCACGCCGGAGTAGACGGCTGCGACGCCGGCGACCGCCATCGTCGCGGTCAGGTCCTGGACGCCGATGCTCCAGCCGTCGGTTTCGTCGTCGTCGACGACGGCCGCCACGGTTCCCACGCCGTCGGTCGCCGACCCGTCCCCGGTCCCGTCGGACTCGTCCTCGTTCTCTTCGCGGGCGCGCTTGACGAGGGCCCACAGTTCGGTGAGGACGAGCAGCGCGATGGGTGCCGCGACGAGCAGCGCGAAGCCGGTCGTCGTCCCGACGAACTCGACCACGTACCCGATGAGCGGGATGGTGAGCATCACGCGGCCGACCAGCCGGTCGGGCGTGACGGTGCTCGCGTCGGGGTCCTCGTTGTTGTCGCCCTGTGTGACGAACTCGGGTCCGGCGGCGGTCTGCTGGATGTCGATGACCCGGTGGGTCGTCGGGACGGAGCGGTCCGCCGTGACGTACGTGATGACGTCGCCGACGCGCACGTCGTCGCCGTCCACCTCCGCGACCACGACCGCGTCGCCGACGGAGATCGCGGGCTCCATGCTGCCGGAGACCACCACGAAGCTCGCGTCACCGCCCGCGACCTGCGGGACGGCGAAGACGACGAACGGGACGACCAGCGCCACCACGAGGAGCAGCGCGACGGCCCGGAGCACACCCCCGCGGGTCAGCTCGGGCGTCATCGGTTGCCACCTCCGTTGCCGGGGCCACCGGTAGCCGGCGGCCCACCCGGACCCTCGTCGTCACCGTCCTTCTCGGGTGCACCGAGCACTCCCAGGGTCCCGTTGCCGTCGAGGTCACCGGGGCCGTAGTAGGCGACGCCACGGCCGCCCTTGATGGCGACCTGACAGAGCGTCGGGTCCGGCGTGTCGCCGTCTCCCTCGACGTGGAAGGCGAGCGCGACGACCTCGTCGCGGCCCCCGTCCTCGCCGGGCTTCGTCGCCGTCTCGGTCACGACGATGTCGTAGCCGGTGTCCTCGCAGTCGTCGTCGACCGGGAGGGTGTAGCGTCCGGGGACGACGTGGTTCTCCCCGAGCGTCGCGGGCGTGCCGATGCCGCAGTCCTCGGGGAGCGTGTCGTCGAGTTCGAGCTTCCCGAGGAGGACGCAGTCACAGCCGGGCGCACCGTCGTCGCAGACGTACACCTCGACGTAGCTGACGCCGTGTCTGTCCGGGCCGCAGTAGCAGTCGACCGGGACGACAGCCACGAACGGGCCGTCGTCGGTCGGGTCCGCGTGCCGGCACGCGACGGCCGCGAACTCGAAGCCGAGGCCGACGGTCTCCTCCCCGACGTAGTCGTCGGCGAGCTCGTAGTCGAGCCGCAGGTGGAGCGGCCCGTCCTCGCCGGCGTTCAGGCAGCCGGGAACGGTCGCGTTCGGGTCCTGGGACGGGTCCAGCGGCAGGCCGGTCTGGTACGTACGCGCCACGTCACAGAGCGTCCCCTCGAACAGGGGGTCGCTCGTGTACGCGCCGGTCCCGTCGACGTACCGGAGGCTGACGGTGAGCGCGCTCGCGAGTCGTCCGGTCGTCGACGGACAGAACGTCCGCAGCCAGGTGTAGGCAGGGTTGTTGACGCCGTCGTCGGACTCGGGCAGGTCCACGGTGAACAGGACGAACCCCCGTCTGCCGGGCGAGAGCGTCCCGAGGTCGATGGACACCTGTCCGTCGCTCGCGCCCGTGTCGCCGTCGTGCTCCCACCCGACCAGCAGGTCGAGCAGGCCGGCCCGCAGCGAGTTCCCGGTGAACCGCTCCAGGTCGGCCAGCGCGCCGTAGGTGCTCGCCGTCGAGATGGCACCTGCGCCGCCGATGACGGAGGCCCCGACGAGGATCTCCCGGCGGGTGAGGCCGCTCATTCCGCACCTCCACAGCCGACGGCCTCGCAGACCAGGTCGAACGTGACGCTGTCGGTCTGGGTGTCGGCGCTGTCCGGGTCGAACCGCCAGGCCAGCCCGAGACAGCGGTTCTCGCCGCCGTCGAGACAGCCGAGGTCGATCCCCTCGGGGCCGTACTCGTCGCTCACACTCTGGAGCGAGCCCGTCGTGAGGGTCGTGTCGCCGAGCCCGCGACGGCCGTCGCAGCCGCCGAACAGGCTGGAGTCGCGCCAGATCTCGACGAGCAGGGCGTCCTGTAGCTCGCCGACGTCGGTCGTCGTGTCTCCCGCGACGGCCTCCGGCTCGACGATTCCGTTCTCGTCGGTCGCGGAGAGCTGCGGGAGAAGGCGGACCTGTGCCGGCGTGTCCACCGCCTGGAAGCCGACGACGAGGGTTCCCTCGTCACCCGGCATCAGGTTGTCGAGCGTCACGACGGGTCCGGAGACGCCGTCGACGTACGCCGGCGATTCGGCCGGGTCGAGGACGGCGGTCCCGTTGGTCACCGTCGAGCCGTTCTGTCCCGCGAGGACGCCACCGTTGTACGTCTCGAACCAGGCGATCCGGACCAGCGAGTTCGGCGCGGCGTACGTGTAGTGCGTGTACGCCGGGGCATCGCCGAGATCGCCCGTCACTCCCGAGAGTGTGGCGATCCCGACGGCACCGGCACCGATGCCGGCGAGCAGGTCGCGTCGATTCAGTTGTTTCTGTGTAGATGTCACG
Coding sequences:
- a CDS encoding signal peptidase I; the protein is MTPELTRGGVLRAVALLLVVALVVPFVVFAVPQVAGGDASFVVVSGSMEPAISVGDAVVVAEVDGDDVRVGDVITYVTADRSVPTTHRVIDIQQTAAGPEFVTQGDNNEDPDASTVTPDRLVGRVMLTIPLIGYVVEFVGTTTGFALLVAAPIALLVLTELWALVKRAREENEDESDGTGDGSATDGVGTVAAVVDDDETDGWSIGVQDLTATMAVAGVAAVYSGVVAYLVYDGSVTYFRLLQLSVSAFAAFAVAFAVLLGMRLFVSPTADTPATGGGVLRGSLDEATRSLPSVTVASVDELRAMAAAAGRWIVHDEAADRLSYSDGTMLYVCDAPTDGDVETAVIAADEEPTTDGAADTDDAVDTEEAAWAALFGDAFDAEGLEYTFPARDARPDGGESDEQ
- a CDS encoding cupin domain-containing protein: MDRLSVDDGPATETEGGARRRSLSDALGTDRLSLNRYRARPGERLSLSRHAHTAQEEVFVVLTGEATFETRDGEVSVGEREAIRFGPGEFQRGRNDAATDLVVLALGAPREAGETLISWTPDLGDVACPECDHDVMRVETRDDGAVLVCPDCGAVWDPD
- a CDS encoding histidine kinase N-terminal 7TM domain-containing protein, with the protein product MPTFVAVESMTATHVAFVVLLFGAAMLSAGLGVYALYVARSQPTHRRLLSLFAMLMFGAALWSAGDGTQLLVVDEESQIAIETAINLVTVVPPLAWLLFAMSYGGREQWLSRRTYVLLAVEPVLFAVLLATHSSHDLLWSAAALTETQSGSLPLLQRELGPAYIAHALYSYALVIFGAYVLLFRARTQDTTFRGQATLLTVGALVPMLSNVGHLSGAGTALNLTGAAFTVSGVAFWLAITRYRLLDVVPVARESVIEEMRDGYVVLDESDRVVDANPAAEQLLSTSLSVGQPVADVLPADADVLDDDDADERTEFVVGEGADRRFVDATISPVGRDDASRLLVLRDVTETRETEQRFQALIENASDIVAVLDDDGTVQYQSPSTKQVLGYDPEEMVGGNAFDYIHPADQADLATEFAKGIEEDRPIERVEYRVQHADGSWRVHESVARNLLDDPAVEGIVINTRDVTEHRAREQELAATNERLDRFASVVSHDLRNPLNVAEGYVELLEDHVEDETALQYLKEVSTSHDRMDRIVDDVLALARQGGEITETMPIELESAARAAWSGVDTDGGTLDVVESTTVDADRDQLARLLENLFRNAIEHGATAGPSASENVPRETTDGGVHGGEVTVTVGTLPERDGFYVADDGPGLPPELRERVFEPGVTSREGGTGLGLAIVADIAEAHGWTVELGDTDGGARFEFVTKN
- the sucC gene encoding ADP-forming succinate--CoA ligase subunit beta, which encodes MKLHEYQAKQVFADAGIPTPSSTLADNVDDAVAAAEEIGYPVAIKAQVQVGGRGKAGGIKLVDDADEAREAADAILGMDLKGIHVDRVLVEAAVDFVNELYVGVTMDRGEGKPVAMVSTRGGVNIEEVAEEDPDAIVREHVDPSFGMHPYQARKAVYDAGVERDVARDVASVLQTLYTLWDDRDGADAEINPLMVTSDREVVAADAVMNIDEDALFRQPELAEMEAEATAGGDDLEAKADEYGFDYVRLDGNVGIIGNGAGLVMTTLDLVDHYGGKPANFLDIGGGAKAERVTNALDMVFSDENVDSVVFNIFGGITRGDEVARGINEALEGFDEIPKPVVVRLAGTNWEEGMEILNEDLVTVEKTLEDAVQRAVANAEEVDQ
- the sucD gene encoding succinate--CoA ligase subunit alpha; amino-acid sequence: MSVLVDDDTRVVVQGITGGEGKFHAGQMIEYGTNVVAGAVPGKGGQEVHGVPVYDTVDQAAREEDADASVVFVPPAFAADAIFEALDSPVDLAVAITEGIPTQDMARVNKRLSEVDTRLIGPNCPGIITPGEAKLGILPGNIFEAGNVGLVSRSGTLTYQVVSNLTERGIGQTTAIGIGGDPIIGTDFVDSLRLFEDDPDTDAIVMCGEIGGEDEEEAAAFIDDYVDTPVAGFIAGRTAPPGKRMGHAGAIVSGSGTGTAQSKIDALNDAGVPVGDTPEEVADHIESFL